The genomic region CGTACCGGGCGGTCGAGGCGACGGTCACCGCGCTGACCGATCTCGGTCACCACGTCGACGAGCTGCCGCAGGCACCGTTCGACGACGCCGCGCTGGCCCGCGACTTCCTGCTGGCGTGGTTCGTCTACACCGCCTGGGAGCTCGCCGAGGCCAAACAGCTGACCGGTGCGGGCGACGACCAGTTCGAGCGCGACACCCTGATCCTGGCCGCCATCGGGCGCGCCACCAGCAGCGTGGACTACCTCGACGCGGTGCACCGGCGGCACGCCCACACCCGGCGGCTGACCGAGTATTTCGACTCCTACGACCTGCTGCTGACCCCGACGCTGGCCACCCCGCCGCCGCGGATCGGCGAGTTCGAACTTCCCGCCGCCCTGCAGAAGGGCGCCGACCTGCTGATCAAGACCCGCACCGCGCGGCTGCTGAAGTACACCAAGATCGTCGACGACATGGTGGACAAGAACCTCGCCTGGGTGCCGTACACGCAGCTGGCGAATCTCACCGGGCGCCCGGCGATCTCGCTGCCTCTGCACTGGACGGCCGACGGGCTGCCACTCGGCGTGCAGTTCGTGGCCCCGCTCGGCGGGGAGTCACGGCTGATCAGCCTGGCCGCTCAGCTGGAGCAGGCGGTGCCGTGGGCCGACCGGATCCCGCCGCTGTAGCCGACGGTTACTGCTTGACGAGGTCGTGGCGCACCAGCCAGTCGCGCACCAGGCTGGCCGCGGTCCGCAAGTGTGACTTCTGGTCCAGCCCACTGAAGTAGTGGTTCGCGCCGGGCAGGTCGACAAGTTCCTTGTCGTCGTGGGTGATCGCGTCGTAGACCTGTTGCGGATGGCTCGTCGGAACCGCGTCGTCGCAGCCGTTGACCAGGATGAACACCGGCTTCGACACCCGGGGGGCGGCCTTGGCCGCGTCGACCTGAGCGGTGTCGAAGCTCCACTGCGACAGCCAACTGCGGGTGGTCGTGAACCGCATCAGTGCGCCCGGGCTGGTGTTGGCGATCGCCGGATCGCCGAGGTAGCTCCAGCCTGGGCGACGCCCGTTCGGCTCGATCGTCGGATCGAGCCACCGCGGATCCGCCATGGTCCCGTGGACGACGAACCCGTACTCGGCGTCGGGCCGTCCGGCCCTGCGCAACTCGGCGAGCTTCTCCTGAGCGAACTCGGTGATGCGCCGGCTGCGTTCCTTCTGCCGCGCCCGGTAGGCCGTCAGGAAGTCCTCCGAGTACGGCGGCTGGTTGGGGTTCGCCGGGTCGTAGAGGTCGAACTCCCTGTCCCGATTCTTGTCCGGCTCAAGCTCGTTGGTGATCGAGGCGTCCAGGAAGTCGGTCAGCAGGTAGTGGCGGCTGCGGGGCGCGGCCAGCAGCATCACCGCGTCGGCCTCCGGCAACCGGGTGTCGGCCAACGGCGTGGGTTCCCCGGCGGCGGTCTGCGTGATGACAGGCTGTTCGGCCTCCGCCTGGTAGCCCATCATCGGCGAACCGCCGCCACTCCAGCCGGCCAGCACGACGTTCTTGTATCCGAGCCGTTCGCGCGCATCCTTGACGCAGGCGCCGAGATCGAGCAGGACGTTCTCCATCTGCAGTGCCGAGTCGCCGTTGGCGTAGCGGTTCGCACACCCGATGACGTGCAGCCCGTGCCGCGCGAGCTCCGGGAAGAGCGGAAGGTACGCGGGCGAACCGATCGGGTGCATCGCGACGATGACGGTGTCGGAGTCCGCCTCGCCCCGAAGCAGTTGCGCCTGCCGGACGACGTGGTCCCCGATGGTCCCGTAGACGTCCTTACGAGCGCTCTTCTCCTGCGACACGACCAGGTAGGGAATGCGCCGGTATTTCGTTGGGGTGGTTGACGACTGCTCGCTTGACATGGCTTTCTCCGCTCGGCTCGGGCTGGGGTGGCAACGAATGACTACATCGACATGCCGCCGTCGACCGGAAGAACCGTTCCGGTGATGTAGGCGGCCTCTTCGGCGGCGAGGAAAGCCACCGCGGGCGCGATCTCAGACGGATCGGCGAAACGGCCCTGCGGGATGGCCTGGGTCAGTTCCGCCAGTTTGTCCTCCGGCACACCCGCCACCATCGCGGTAGCGGCGTTGGGCGAGATCGCGTTTACGGTGATACCGAATCGCGCGACCTCCTTCGCCACGGTCTTCGTCAAGCCGATGATCCCCGCCTTCGCGGCCGCGTAGTTGGCCTGCCCGATGTTTCCGTGCATGCCGGTGTAGGACGTCACGTTCACGATGCGGCCGTACTTGGCGTTGCGCATGTGCGGCACCACCGCCCGGGTGACGTGGAACGTGCCGTCCAGGTGCACGCCGATGACCTGGCGCCACTGTTCGGAAGTCAGTTTCCAGACCACCGAATCGCGGGTGATACCCGCGTTGTTCACGGCGATGTCGACGGACCCGGACCAGCCGGCGACCTCGTCGACGGCAGCCGAGACGGCATCGGCGTCGGACACGTCCACCGCGATCGGCTTGATGGTGTCACTCGCCGGTCCCCAGGTCTCCGACAGCGCGCTTTCGCTGAGGTCGAAGACCGCGACGCGCGCGCCGGAGTTGGCGAAGAGTTTGGCGATCTCTGCGCCGATACCCCGGGCCGCCCCGGTGACGATGGCGGTCCGGCCGGTGAAATCAAATGTCAGTGTCATGAGCGAGGTACGTCTTTCCAGGGGATGTCACGGTCAAATCGGTGTTCTGCGGGGAGGCCGAGGACGCGCTCACCCAGAATGTTGCGGAGAACCTCGGATGTGCCGCCCTCGATGGAGTTCGCCAGGGAGCGCAGGTAGGCCACTCGAACGTCGGCACCGCCGTGCACGGCCGCCTCGGTCGGCGCGGTGTCGTCGTAGCCGGGCACCTCCAGCGCGCTCGGTCCGGAGAGGTCGACGCAGAACTCGTAGATGGCCTTGTTCAACTCCGCCATCTGGAGTTTCGCGATCGAACCTTCGGGGCCGGGCTCCGAACCACGCGCCGAGGCACGGATATTCGTGAGACGTGCGGCCTCCGCCCTGGCCCACAGAAGCATCAGGCGCTCGGTCACAGCGGCGTCGGTCCGCCCGTCGGCGACGGCTTGGCGGTACACCTCGACCGCCTGCCCGATCGGACCCGACCCACGCGGCGGCGTCCGTTGCCCAAGCGCCACACGCTCGTTCGCGAGTGTCGTCAGCGCGACCTTCCAGCCCTCACCTTCGGCGCCGAGGACGTTCTCGGCCGGGATCCTGACGTCGGTCAGGTACACCTCGTTGAACTCGGCTTCACCGGTGATCTGGCGCAGCGGGCGCACGTCGACACCCGGGGAACGCATGTCCAGCAGGAAGTAGGTCAGCCCCTTGTGCTTGGGAACGTCGGGGTTGGTCCGTGCGACGAGAAGTCCCCAGTCCGCCACGTGGCCGAGCGATGTCCAGACCTTCTGGCCGTTGATCACGTACTCGTCGCCGTCTCGGACGGCGCGGGTGGCCAGGCCGGCGAGATCGGAGCCGGCGCCCGGTTCCGAGAACAGCTGACACCAGATGTACTCACCGGAGAAGGTCGGACGGAGGAACTTCTTCCTCTGCTCGGGGGTGCCGTGCGCGTGGATGGTCGGCAACGCCATACCGAGGCCGATGATATTGCGCGCCATGTGCTCCGCTGCGCCGGCCCGAGCGAAGAACTCGTCGACGACGGCCTGCTGGGAGCTGGGCAGTCCCCGCCCGCCGAATCCCTCATCGAAAGCGACGATCGCGAGCCCGGCATCAAAGCGCTTCTCCCGATGGCGGCGGTCGTTGTCGCGGTCATCGGCAGGTGGAACCGGATTCTCGGCGTTGAAGGCCTCGAGCTCCGCGAGCAGGCCGCTGTCCGCGAGGGCATCCTGGGAGGCACCGGGAATCTCAGTGCCCCAGTCATTCTCGCGGGCCATGACTTCCTGCGCCAGTCGCGCCCGGTGCGTCCGGGGGGAACCGAGAAGCAGCTGGCTGCTCTTCGCCCGCTTCAGATAGAGGTGTGCGGAGTGCTCCCAGGTGAAGCCGATGCCGCCGTGGATCTGGATGTTGTCCGCGGCGACCCGCTGGTACGCATCGGAGGCCACCGAGCGCGCCAACGCGGCGCCGGCGGACAGGTTCGACGGCTCGTGCACCGCCGTCCACAACCCGTGGTAGACGACCGAACGCGCCGATTCGACGTCGATCAGCATGTCCGCGCAACGGTGCTTGATCGCCTGGAACGTTCCGATCGGTCGGCCGAACTGGATCCGGTTCTTCGCGTACTCGACCGAGGTCTCGAGGACGAACGACGCGCCACCGAGCTGTTCGGCCGCGAGGTAGAGTGCCCCGACGTCGTCGGTGTGCCGGCGCACCCGGTCTGCCTCCTCGCCGACCGCGAGCAGTTCGGCCGCGGTGTCGTTGAAGGTCAGCCGCGCGAGCTTCCGGGTGCTGTCCATCGGTGTCAGCGGCTCTCGCTTCACCGAGCCGTCCGCGTTGACCAGCAACAGCACCGATCCGTCGAAGGTCTGCGCATGGACGACCACCACGGACGCGAGCGCACCGTCGATCACGGTGTCGGCGACACCGGACACCGTCCAGCCGGCGTCGGTCTGCTCGGCCCGCACCGGATGCGGCAGGCTCTGCGGAGTCGCCCAGGACACGGTCGCGACGACCTCACCCGCCGCGATGCCCTGCAGCGTCTTCGCGGCGATCTCGTTGTCCGCGACCTGTGTCAGCGCGGTGGCGGCCAGGCCGACCGTGGACAGGAACGGTCCGCAGAACAGGGCGCGCCCCATCTCCTCGAAGACGACGCCCAGCTCGACGGGTGTCGTACCGCTGCCGCCCAGTTCCTCGGGAATCGCCAGGCCGTGCAGGCCGAGTTCACCCGCCGCCCGTGTCCACACGGCCGGGTCATACCCGTCCGGCGTCTCCATCAGGCGGCGGACATCCGCCTCCGCGGAGTGCTGCGCCAGAAAGGCGCGCACCACCTTGCGTAGTTCCTCGCCGTCCTCGCCCGGCATATACGTCATCGAAGCCTCCTAGTCTGGCTAGACTAAACCATATGCTGTTTGATTAGTGCCGTCCGAGTCAACCTTCACAGCTAGGAGATAGTGGTGCCGCACCAGGTCGAGGATTTCGCTGGACGAGTCGTTTTGGTGACCGGCGCGAGTCGTGGCATCGGCGCCGCAATCGCCCGGAGGTTCGCGGGTTTCGGTGCCGACGTCATCCTGGCCGCGCGCGGCTACGACCAGATCCAGCGCATCGCGCAGGAACTGGCGGAGCAGGGTTCGCGCGCGCTCGCCGTCAAGACCGACATGACCAACCGCGATGATCTACAGGCCTTGACCGACAAGGTCCGCGAAGAGTTCGGCCGCCTCGACGTCCTGATCAACAACGCGGGCGTCCTTCCGGCCGCCGCCCGCGCCGAGAACGTCACGTGGGACGACTGGGATTCCACCCTCCAGGTCAATCTTTCGGCGCCGTGGTATCTGGCTTGCCGGGCAAAGGAATTGATGTCGGACGGTGGTGTGATCATCAACGTCGCCAGCACCGCCGCCTTCTTCCCGTCCCGGGGCCTGTCCAGCTACAACGTCAGCAAGGCCGGCCTGGTCGCGCTTACCCGTGTGCTCGCTCTGGAATGGGCCCGCGAAGGCGTTCGGGTCCTCGGCATCGCTCCCGGCAAGGTTCAGACGGACATGGTGGCGCCGATCCTGCGCTGGACCGAAAAGCACAGCCTTGACGTCAATCCCATGCAGCGGGTCGGCACCGATGACGAGATCGCGGATCTGGTGACGTTCCTCGCCTCCGAGCGCGCGGCGTACATGACCGGTGTGACGGTACCGATCGACGGCGGTGAGCTGCTCACCGTCGGGGCCGAGCCGGGCCGCTGAGCCGGTAGGGCTCGGGGCTGTTCGGGTTGACAATGATGTGATGGCTCTCATAGATTGAGAAATCAAACGTAGATTGGTTTACCTCGGTCGATGATCCTTCCGCCGACCTCATCGATCCGACAATCGGAGGAATCTTGAAGCTGCGCCTCGATTCAAGCAAGTGCCAGGGCCACGCCATGTGCAACGCGATCTCGGAGGAGCTGTTCCCGATCGACGAGCACGGCTATGCGTCCTTCGACGTCATCGACGTGCCCGAGGACGCCATCGAGCTGGCACGGGCAGGTGTCGACACCTGCCCCGAGGGCGCAATCAGCATCATCGATGATTAACCGGCCTCCGACCCCAGCATTCACAGACGGCCGGGCGCCCCTTCCCGGAGGGGCCGGCCGCGGCCACTACCCGCACACAGCGGACATGGGGTCCGGTTACCACGCCCGGCCTGCCACCCTCGTTCTTCGGCTGATCCTCATCGTGATTCTGGCGATCTCGCTCTGGTTCATGATCACGTCGCCCTAAGTGCTCGCCGGCGGCGCCTGTCCCCATATACGCCGAGCGGGCCTGCACCCGAACTCACTGGTCCGGGGAGGCCCACTCGGCGATCCCGGTTATGTCAGTCCCTGATCTTGGCGACCAGCCGGCCGTCCACCTTGCCCTCTTCGAGTTTCTGAAGCCCGTCGGGGATCTCATCGAAGGAGATCTCGGTCAGGGTGAACTCGACCTTGCCCTGGTCGACATATTCGAGGACGCGCTTCACGTCCTCACGCTCTCCACCCAGGGTGCCGAGAAGGCGGATGGTCCGAACCACGAGCGTCAGCGTCGGGAACGTGGTCTCCGGCGCACCCAGCCCGGCGAGAACGACGGTGCCCCCCGCTTTGACGGCGTTGAGCGCGCCGGCCGTCGTCGTGCTGAACCCGGCGAAGTCGACGACGACATCGAGTTCCTCACCCGCAAGCTCGGATACGTCGGCAACGCACTTCTCGACCCCGTACTTCTGCGCAACCTGTCGCGCGGATTCCCGCGGTTCTGCGACATAGACCTTCGCGCCGGCTGCCTGAGCGATCTGCAGGCCGATCATGCCCAGACCCCCGGCACCCACGATGCCCACGCGGTCACCCGCCTTGACGCCACCCGTACCGATCACGGCGTGGTGCGACGTCATGCCCGCGTCGGTTGCCGCCGCGCCGACGGTGAAAGGGATGCTGTCGGGGAGCTTGACGACGAAATCCGCCTTGGAGACTGTCTTCTCCGCATATCCACCGTCGGTCGCGGCACCAGGCGAGTCGGCGCCGGCCCGCACGCAGACCCGGTCACCGACCGCGAAGTCAGTCACGCCCTCGCCCACGGCATTGACCACACCGGCGATCTCATGCCCCAGGATGATCGGGATCTTCCCCAGCGAAGCGGTCGTGACACCTTCGAGGACACCGACATCGCTGTGGCACAGGCCGACGGCGTGCACATCGATGCCGACCTCGCCCGGACCGGGGACGGGATCCTCGATCTCGATGAGTTTCAACGGTTCCCGAATGCCGGTGAACTGCCATGCCTTCATCTGCCAAACCTCCACATTCGTCGTGACGCAACCTGTCCCGGGTGCGGGTGATTTAGGGCGGGACTCAGTTCTGCACAGGCGGCAGGCCGCTGGCATGCCGGGCCGCGACATAGGCCCCGGCCAGTCCACGGGCGATCAGGCCGCCACTGACGTACGAGGGCCCGAAGTCCTGGTGTGCCGCCGCATTGCTGACCGCGTACAGGCCAGGGATCGGCCGGCCTCGCACATGCATGACCCGGCCGTCGACGTCGGTGGTCAGCCCGATCAGGTTGGAGCCCAGACCGCCGAGCTGCAGGGGCAGCGCATAGAACGGCCCGCGCTCGATGGGTCCGAGAACCGGGTTGACTTCCCCCTCAACGGGATTCAGGAACCGGGTGAGTCCCTTGTCGCCGCGTCCGAAGTCCTCGTCGACACCGGCGGCGCAGAACTTGTTGAACCGGTTGATCGTGTTCTGCAGTCCGTCCGCGGAGATACCGAGCGCCTCGGCGAGTTCCGGCACCGAGTCGGCACGGACGAAGGGGGAATCCGGGAGTTCCACACCCGCCGCGAACGGGCCGAACCTCGTCTTGTCGCGGTGGTTCTGGTCGAAGATGACGTAGGCGGGAAGGTTCCGGTACCGCCGCTGGACAGGATCGAAGTCGAGTAGGCGCGACTGCTCCTGGAAGAAGAAGGCCTCGTCGCAGAATCGTTCCCCCTGGTCGTTGACGATGATCGCGTGCGGGGCGCCGACCTCGTTGATCGCCCAGCGCCACAACGGTTTCCCCTCGAACTCCTCCCCTTCGAGGACATACCCGTACTGGGTGTGCATACCGAGCGGCGGAAGGGCC from Mycolicibacterium phlei harbors:
- a CDS encoding FAD-binding protein; protein product: MRDTSKLEMPLSKLLAQRVSQDMRACGEGLSAYLVKAALVERKIPVLLSTRADALIVEDGAVVGVQTADGAAIRARRGVILATGGYDWNLQGRLESVPGYGTATPPTVTGDHLVMACEIGAATTALPPLGMHTQYGYVLEGEEFEGKPLWRWAINEVGAPHAIIVNDQGERFCDEAFFFQEQSRLLDFDPVQRRYRNLPAYVIFDQNHRDKTRFGPFAAGVELPDSPFVRADSVPELAEALGISADGLQNTINRFNKFCAAGVDEDFGRGDKGLTRFLNPVEGEVNPVLGPIERGPFYALPLQLGGLGSNLIGLTTDVDGRVMHVRGRPIPGLYAVSNAAAHQDFGPSYVSGGLIARGLAGAYVAARHASGLPPVQN
- a CDS encoding SDR family NAD(P)-dependent oxidoreductase — protein: MPHQVEDFAGRVVLVTGASRGIGAAIARRFAGFGADVILAARGYDQIQRIAQELAEQGSRALAVKTDMTNRDDLQALTDKVREEFGRLDVLINNAGVLPAAARAENVTWDDWDSTLQVNLSAPWYLACRAKELMSDGGVIINVASTAAFFPSRGLSSYNVSKAGLVALTRVLALEWAREGVRVLGIAPGKVQTDMVAPILRWTEKHSLDVNPMQRVGTDDEIADLVTFLASERAAYMTGVTVPIDGGELLTVGAEPGR
- the fabG gene encoding 3-oxoacyl-ACP reductase FabG, yielding MTLTFDFTGRTAIVTGAARGIGAEIAKLFANSGARVAVFDLSESALSETWGPASDTIKPIAVDVSDADAVSAAVDEVAGWSGSVDIAVNNAGITRDSVVWKLTSEQWRQVIGVHLDGTFHVTRAVVPHMRNAKYGRIVNVTSYTGMHGNIGQANYAAAKAGIIGLTKTVAKEVARFGITVNAISPNAATAMVAGVPEDKLAELTQAIPQGRFADPSEIAPAVAFLAAEEAAYITGTVLPVDGGMSM
- a CDS encoding zinc-binding dehydrogenase, which produces MKAWQFTGIREPLKLIEIEDPVPGPGEVGIDVHAVGLCHSDVGVLEGVTTASLGKIPIILGHEIAGVVNAVGEGVTDFAVGDRVCVRAGADSPGAATDGGYAEKTVSKADFVVKLPDSIPFTVGAAATDAGMTSHHAVIGTGGVKAGDRVGIVGAGGLGMIGLQIAQAAGAKVYVAEPRESARQVAQKYGVEKCVADVSELAGEELDVVVDFAGFSTTTAGALNAVKAGGTVVLAGLGAPETTFPTLTLVVRTIRLLGTLGGEREDVKRVLEYVDQGKVEFTLTEISFDEIPDGLQKLEEGKVDGRLVAKIRD
- a CDS encoding acyl-CoA dehydrogenase; translation: MTYMPGEDGEELRKVVRAFLAQHSAEADVRRLMETPDGYDPAVWTRAAGELGLHGLAIPEELGGSGTTPVELGVVFEEMGRALFCGPFLSTVGLAATALTQVADNEIAAKTLQGIAAGEVVATVSWATPQSLPHPVRAEQTDAGWTVSGVADTVIDGALASVVVVHAQTFDGSVLLLVNADGSVKREPLTPMDSTRKLARLTFNDTAAELLAVGEEADRVRRHTDDVGALYLAAEQLGGASFVLETSVEYAKNRIQFGRPIGTFQAIKHRCADMLIDVESARSVVYHGLWTAVHEPSNLSAGAALARSVASDAYQRVAADNIQIHGGIGFTWEHSAHLYLKRAKSSQLLLGSPRTHRARLAQEVMARENDWGTEIPGASQDALADSGLLAELEAFNAENPVPPADDRDNDRRHREKRFDAGLAIVAFDEGFGGRGLPSSQQAVVDEFFARAGAAEHMARNIIGLGMALPTIHAHGTPEQRKKFLRPTFSGEYIWCQLFSEPGAGSDLAGLATRAVRDGDEYVINGQKVWTSLGHVADWGLLVARTNPDVPKHKGLTYFLLDMRSPGVDVRPLRQITGEAEFNEVYLTDVRIPAENVLGAEGEGWKVALTTLANERVALGQRTPPRGSGPIGQAVEVYRQAVADGRTDAAVTERLMLLWARAEAARLTNIRASARGSEPGPEGSIAKLQMAELNKAIYEFCVDLSGPSALEVPGYDDTAPTEAAVHGGADVRVAYLRSLANSIEGGTSEVLRNILGERVLGLPAEHRFDRDIPWKDVPRS
- a CDS encoding ferredoxin, whose amino-acid sequence is MKLRLDSSKCQGHAMCNAISEELFPIDEHGYASFDVIDVPEDAIELARAGVDTCPEGAISIIDD
- a CDS encoding alpha/beta hydrolase family protein; the protein is MSSEQSSTTPTKYRRIPYLVVSQEKSARKDVYGTIGDHVVRQAQLLRGEADSDTVIVAMHPIGSPAYLPLFPELARHGLHVIGCANRYANGDSALQMENVLLDLGACVKDARERLGYKNVVLAGWSGGGSPMMGYQAEAEQPVITQTAAGEPTPLADTRLPEADAVMLLAAPRSRHYLLTDFLDASITNELEPDKNRDREFDLYDPANPNQPPYSEDFLTAYRARQKERSRRITEFAQEKLAELRRAGRPDAEYGFVVHGTMADPRWLDPTIEPNGRRPGWSYLGDPAIANTSPGALMRFTTTRSWLSQWSFDTAQVDAAKAAPRVSKPVFILVNGCDDAVPTSHPQQVYDAITHDDKELVDLPGANHYFSGLDQKSHLRTAASLVRDWLVRHDLVKQ